The following coding sequences lie in one Treponema socranskii subsp. buccale genomic window:
- the aroF gene encoding 3-deoxy-7-phosphoheptulonate synthase yields the protein MVIVLKKNISEDDRKKLALFLAQNDFKTNEIVGEEATIIAAVGKLKVDPREVEILSGVERVIPISKPYKMASREFKPENTVVEILSNRGQVVKVGGMRITAIAGPCAVESREQMMCAAESVAKSGAAMLRGGAYKPRTSPYSFQGLGEEGLKLLKAAGDAYGMPVVTEVVASEYIPVMEAHGVDVYQVGARNMQNFELLKRLGKIDKPVILKRGLSATIEEWLMSAEYLLSSGCKNVILCERGIRTYERATRNTLDLSAIPILRSMTHLPIIVDPSHALGIRDKVSPMALAAVAAGADGIIVEVHCNPDKALSDGAQSLYPEQFDKLMRDIEALSPVVGKSLVRIRNAEKKSEESGPKKSHEGVVCAFSGKRGAYAEQAISRYFDGEAASLSVDSFREIFQKVASGEADYGMVPIENTLAGSVYENYDNLTQFEDVSIVGSVLLRIQHSLLGVKGASLDSIKTVYSHPQALSQCSKFLRRYNWNKIECVSTATAASEVAELASKENAAIASAVNADYYNLEVLKDSIEDDAANYTRFVVIAPNHFVDSDGGKRTADKNYKAWSAKPNTASFMFCVKNEPGALCSCLGVFQSSRLNLTRLESRPIHGEPWRYRFYADAELPEDERDAASYVDGVMTALKAEAEDVRLLGIYAESRKKI from the coding sequence ATGGTTATCGTTTTAAAAAAGAATATTTCCGAAGACGACAGAAAAAAGCTCGCGCTCTTTCTCGCTCAAAACGATTTTAAAACGAATGAAATCGTCGGAGAAGAAGCGACGATCATCGCCGCCGTCGGCAAACTCAAAGTCGATCCGCGTGAAGTCGAAATACTTTCCGGCGTCGAGCGCGTCATCCCGATTTCAAAACCGTACAAGATGGCGAGCCGCGAGTTTAAGCCCGAAAACACCGTCGTCGAAATCCTTTCGAACCGCGGTCAAGTTGTCAAAGTCGGCGGCATGCGCATCACGGCGATCGCAGGTCCCTGTGCCGTCGAATCGAGAGAGCAGATGATGTGTGCGGCCGAAAGCGTTGCAAAAAGCGGAGCGGCCATGCTGCGGGGCGGCGCCTATAAACCGCGCACTTCTCCGTATTCGTTTCAAGGCTTGGGCGAAGAAGGCTTAAAATTATTAAAAGCAGCCGGCGATGCGTACGGTATGCCTGTCGTTACCGAAGTCGTCGCGTCGGAGTACATTCCCGTTATGGAAGCTCACGGCGTCGACGTGTACCAAGTCGGCGCGCGCAATATGCAAAACTTCGAATTGTTAAAGCGGCTCGGAAAAATCGACAAGCCGGTGATTTTAAAGCGCGGGCTTTCAGCGACGATCGAAGAGTGGCTTATGTCCGCGGAATACCTCCTTTCGTCGGGCTGCAAAAACGTGATTTTGTGCGAACGCGGTATCCGCACGTACGAGCGGGCGACGCGCAATACGCTCGATCTTTCGGCGATCCCCATTTTGCGGAGTATGACGCACCTTCCGATTATCGTCGATCCGAGTCATGCCCTCGGCATCCGCGATAAAGTGTCTCCTATGGCTCTCGCAGCCGTCGCCGCAGGAGCCGACGGGATCATCGTGGAAGTGCACTGCAATCCCGATAAAGCGCTTTCCGACGGAGCGCAGTCGCTGTATCCCGAACAGTTCGATAAACTCATGCGCGACATAGAAGCGCTTTCGCCCGTCGTCGGAAAATCGCTCGTGCGTATAAGGAACGCGGAAAAAAAGAGCGAAGAGTCCGGGCCAAAAAAATCGCACGAAGGCGTTGTCTGCGCGTTCAGCGGAAAGCGGGGCGCTTATGCGGAGCAGGCGATATCGCGTTATTTCGACGGAGAAGCGGCTTCTCTTTCGGTCGATTCGTTCCGCGAAATTTTTCAAAAGGTCGCAAGTGGAGAAGCGGATTACGGCATGGTGCCTATCGAAAATACGCTTGCGGGGTCGGTGTACGAAAACTACGATAACTTGACGCAGTTTGAAGACGTAAGCATTGTCGGTTCGGTGCTGCTTCGCATTCAGCATTCGCTGCTCGGCGTAAAGGGCGCGTCGCTCGATTCGATAAAAACGGTATATTCGCATCCGCAGGCGCTCAGTCAGTGTTCGAAATTTCTCCGTCGTTATAATTGGAACAAAATCGAATGCGTTTCTACGGCGACGGCTGCGAGCGAAGTCGCCGAGCTCGCGTCGAAAGAAAACGCCGCAATCGCAAGCGCCGTCAACGCCGATTATTATAATCTTGAAGTGCTCAAAGATTCTATCGAAGACGATGCGGCAAATTATACGCGCTTTGTCGTTATTGCCCCGAATCACTTTGTCGATTCGGACGGCGGGAAGCGGACGGCCGATAAAAATTATAAAGCGTGGAGCGCAAAGCCGAATACTGCGTCGTTTATGTTCTGCGTAAAAAACGAACCGGGCGCGCTGTGCAGCTGTCTCGGCGTGTTTCAGTCGTCCCGTCTCAATTTGACGCGGCTCGAATCGCGTCCGATTCACGGAGAGCCGTGGCGTTACCGCTTTTATGCTGACGCGGAGCTTCCGGAAGACGAGCGCGACGCCGCTTCGTACGTCGACGGTGTGATGACCGCGCTCAAAGCGGAAGCCGAAGACGTGCGGCTTCTCGGCATTTACGCCGAAAGCAGAAAAAAGATATAG
- the ilvN gene encoding acetolactate synthase small subunit produces the protein MKNYVISILVENHAGVLSRVSGLFSRRGYNIDSLTVCATENPEQSRMTIVVKGDEYILDQIEKQLAKLVEVISIQHCDPAKTCEREMALIKVKAGAESRAAIIGTCDIFRAHIVDVSTGSVIIEATGGEEKIASLIALLEPYGILEFAKTGLNAMGRGEDVLK, from the coding sequence ATGAAAAATTACGTGATATCGATTCTCGTGGAAAATCATGCGGGCGTTTTGAGCCGCGTATCGGGACTTTTTTCGAGGCGCGGTTACAACATCGATTCTCTTACCGTGTGCGCGACCGAAAATCCCGAACAGTCGCGCATGACGATCGTCGTAAAGGGCGACGAATACATCCTCGATCAAATCGAAAAGCAGCTTGCAAAGCTCGTCGAAGTGATTTCGATTCAGCACTGCGATCCTGCGAAAACCTGCGAACGCGAAATGGCGCTTATCAAAGTAAAGGCGGGTGCGGAAAGCAGGGCGGCGATCATCGGAACCTGCGATATCTTCCGTGCGCACATCGTCGACGTAAGCACGGGTTCGGTGATCATCGAAGCGACGGGCGGCGAAGAAAAAATCGCGAGCCTCATCGCCCTCCTCGAACCTTACGGCATCCTCGAATTTGCCAAAACAGGATTGAACGCGATGGGGCGAGGCGAGGACGTTTTAAAATAA
- the ruvC gene encoding crossover junction endodeoxyribonuclease RuvC, producing the protein MYGFEPLPGTENVCAKRSGKKIRRVLGIDPGLASTGFGVVDYKDGRYRMVSYGVIETAARTPHGERLLALYARLCSIIEEFSPGEAAMEKLYFARNTSSAMGVAEARGVATLCIAQHGISLGEYTPNQIKQAVTGTSAADKALVEKYVKLLLALETEPKPDHAADALAGALTHLHYANVL; encoded by the coding sequence ATGTACGGCTTCGAACCGCTTCCGGGAACGGAAAATGTCTGCGCAAAAAGATCCGGCAAAAAGATCCGGCGAGTGCTCGGCATCGATCCGGGACTTGCATCGACGGGATTCGGCGTGGTCGATTATAAAGACGGCCGCTACCGCATGGTAAGCTACGGCGTCATAGAAACCGCCGCCCGCACTCCGCACGGCGAACGCCTTTTGGCGCTGTACGCACGGCTCTGTTCGATCATCGAAGAATTCTCTCCCGGAGAAGCGGCGATGGAAAAACTGTATTTTGCGCGCAATACGTCTTCCGCGATGGGAGTTGCCGAAGCGCGGGGAGTGGCAACGTTGTGCATCGCTCAGCACGGCATTTCACTCGGAGAATATACGCCCAATCAAATCAAACAGGCGGTGACGGGGACGTCCGCTGCGGACAAGGCTCTCGTCGAAAAATACGTAAAACTCCTCCTGGCGCTCGAAACCGAACCGAAGCCCGATCACGCGGCCGACGCGCTTGCGGGCGCGCTCACGCATTTGCACTATGCAAATGTTTTGTGA
- the ruvA gene encoding Holliday junction branch migration protein RuvA has translation MFNSLTGTITGKSQNTVSIDTHGIEWMLTVPGSSLDALPRVGEEGRIFTYLVHTQDIMSLYGFASDEERSLFFDLLKVDGIGPKAAVKILTNIAGSDLVSALDKGDVSVLERIPGIGKKTAAKMLLALKGKLTIPGAPDTRRVSANPFEAVVASLVSMGYERKICEGAVASSASNLSKTDGWDAKKQTEKEDAVFRRALTELAQ, from the coding sequence ATGTTCAACAGCCTTACCGGCACGATTACCGGAAAATCTCAAAACACGGTTTCGATCGATACGCACGGCATCGAGTGGATGCTCACCGTACCCGGCTCTTCGCTCGATGCGCTTCCCCGCGTCGGAGAAGAGGGCAGGATATTTACGTATCTCGTGCATACCCAAGATATCATGTCGCTTTACGGTTTTGCGTCGGACGAAGAACGCTCTCTTTTTTTCGACCTTTTAAAAGTCGACGGCATCGGCCCGAAGGCTGCGGTAAAGATTCTGACGAATATCGCGGGAAGCGATCTCGTTTCGGCTCTCGACAAGGGAGACGTTTCCGTGCTCGAGCGGATTCCGGGTATCGGAAAAAAGACCGCGGCGAAAATGCTGCTTGCACTCAAAGGCAAACTGACCATTCCGGGCGCCCCCGATACCCGCCGCGTAAGCGCAAATCCCTTTGAAGCGGTCGTCGCATCTCTCGTATCTATGGGCTATGAACGAAAGATATGCGAAGGTGCGGTCGCATCTTCGGCTTCGAATCTTTCAAAGACGGACGGCTGGGACGCGAAAAAACAAACCGAAAAAGAGGATGCGGTGTTCCGCCGTGCCCTCACGGAGCTTGCACAATGA
- the ruvB gene encoding Holliday junction branch migration DNA helicase RuvB, translated as MHDENAALAPSLSAPEDFSRIVRADFSGEEDAQENKLRPQLLNEFLGQETTKKNLSVFIAAARNREEALDHLFLIGPPGLGKTTLAQITAHELGADFKITSAPALDKPKDLVGILSTITPRTVFFIDEIHRLKPAIEEMLYIAMEDFELDWVIGQGAAARTVRIPIPPFTLVGATTRAGSVSTPLVSRFGIIEHLNYYTGEELASIIHRSAKLLSVSVDDDAAFLIASCSRGTPRVANRVLKRMRDFAQVDGRGRISKDIVEAGLSRLEIDSLGLERYDRTILRSVIENFGGGPVGAETLAISVGESLDTLVDYYEPYLIQCGLLQRTNRGRLATEKAYKHLGIEGAIRHENDGLLF; from the coding sequence ATGCACGATGAAAATGCAGCACTTGCCCCGTCCCTTTCCGCTCCGGAGGATTTTTCCCGCATCGTCCGCGCCGATTTTTCAGGTGAAGAGGACGCACAGGAAAACAAACTCCGCCCTCAGCTTTTAAACGAATTTCTCGGACAGGAGACGACGAAAAAAAATCTTTCGGTCTTTATCGCCGCGGCGCGGAACCGGGAAGAAGCGCTCGATCACCTCTTTTTAATCGGGCCGCCGGGACTCGGCAAAACGACGCTCGCCCAGATCACCGCGCACGAACTCGGCGCGGATTTTAAGATAACCTCTGCACCCGCGCTCGACAAACCCAAGGATCTCGTCGGCATCCTTTCGACGATTACGCCGCGGACGGTATTTTTTATCGATGAAATCCATCGGCTCAAGCCCGCGATCGAAGAAATGCTCTACATCGCGATGGAAGACTTCGAACTCGACTGGGTGATCGGTCAGGGAGCGGCAGCCCGCACGGTGCGCATTCCGATTCCTCCGTTTACGCTTGTCGGAGCGACGACGCGGGCGGGCAGCGTATCGACGCCTCTTGTCAGCCGCTTCGGTATCATCGAGCACTTGAATTATTATACGGGCGAAGAGCTCGCTTCGATCATTCACCGTTCAGCGAAGCTGCTTTCCGTTTCGGTCGACGACGATGCGGCCTTTCTCATCGCATCGTGTTCGCGCGGAACGCCCCGTGTTGCAAACCGCGTACTCAAGCGTATGCGCGATTTTGCGCAAGTGGACGGCCGCGGCAGGATCTCAAAGGATATCGTCGAAGCCGGCCTTTCGCGCCTCGAAATCGACAGTCTCGGCCTTGAGCGCTACGACAGGACGATTTTGCGTTCGGTTATCGAAAATTTCGGCGGCGGGCCGGTCGGAGCGGAAACGCTTGCGATATCCGTCGGAGAATCGCTCGATACCCTCGTCGATTACTACGAACCCTATCTCATTCAGTGCGGGCTTTTACAGCGGACGAACAGGGGCCGCCTTGCGACGGAAAAAGCGTACAAACATCTCGGCATCGAAGGAGCGATTCGTCATGAAAACGACGGACTTTTATTTTGA
- the queA gene encoding tRNA preQ1(34) S-adenosylmethionine ribosyltransferase-isomerase QueA, with protein sequence MKTTDFYFDLPEELVAQHPSGIRGEDKLMLLDKKSGSVSHFDMRNLPDLLEPGTLAVFNDSRVRRARVFGVKETTGRECEFMFLHQIDEKGFLWRTMVKGAKKQKRGMRYAFPDGLFGVIEGEDTGTEFRNLRFDDPISESWFEKNGHIPLPPYIKRGDTASDAERYQNVYAKTTGSAACPTAGLHFTEDMLFRLKEKGIDIAWVTLHVGLGTFLPVRESEIEKHKMHEEAYTVPDLTAQKINDAKRSGRRVLAVGTTSVRTLESSCDENGFVKAGSGSTHIFMYPGFRFKVADELFTNFHTPESTLIMLVSAFAGREHILNAYKIAVEKRYRFFSYGDAMLIR encoded by the coding sequence ATGAAAACGACGGACTTTTATTTTGATCTGCCGGAAGAGCTTGTCGCGCAGCATCCGTCGGGTATACGGGGCGAAGATAAACTCATGCTCCTCGATAAGAAGAGCGGCAGCGTTTCGCACTTCGATATGCGCAATCTTCCCGACTTGCTTGAGCCGGGCACTCTTGCCGTCTTTAACGATTCCCGAGTCCGCCGTGCGCGCGTGTTCGGCGTAAAAGAGACGACCGGCCGCGAATGCGAGTTTATGTTTTTACATCAAATCGATGAAAAAGGCTTTCTGTGGCGCACGATGGTAAAGGGCGCAAAAAAGCAAAAGCGCGGCATGCGTTACGCGTTTCCGGACGGCTTATTCGGCGTTATCGAGGGAGAAGATACCGGAACGGAATTTCGAAATCTTCGTTTTGACGATCCGATTTCCGAAAGCTGGTTTGAAAAAAACGGTCACATACCGCTTCCTCCTTACATCAAGCGAGGCGATACGGCTTCCGATGCGGAGCGCTATCAAAACGTGTATGCAAAGACGACCGGGAGCGCAGCTTGTCCGACTGCCGGCCTTCACTTTACCGAAGATATGCTTTTTCGTCTGAAAGAGAAGGGAATCGATATCGCGTGGGTGACGCTCCACGTCGGGCTCGGAACTTTTTTGCCCGTACGCGAAAGCGAAATCGAAAAACACAAAATGCACGAAGAAGCGTACACGGTGCCCGACCTTACCGCGCAAAAGATCAACGATGCAAAACGGAGCGGGAGACGCGTGCTTGCCGTCGGAACGACGTCCGTGAGAACGCTCGAATCTTCATGCGACGAAAACGGCTTTGTAAAAGCGGGGTCGGGGAGTACGCATATTTTTATGTATCCCGGTTTTCGATTTAAAGTCGCGGACGAACTCTTTACGAATTTTCACACGCCCGAATCGACGCTCATCATGCTTGTGAGCGCTTTTGCCGGGCGAGAACATATTTTAAATGCGTATAAAATCGCCGTAGAAAAGCGTTACCGTTTTTTCAGCTACGGAGACGCGATGCTCATCCGCTGA
- the ispE gene encoding 4-(cytidine 5'-diphospho)-2-C-methyl-D-erythritol kinase, translating into MMTEVCVTAPAKINIGLHVLPGRVNGFHTIESIFQTVTLFDTLVVRASEKKGCIVECEDMNLPSDNTILSSYNAFRSVTGMDDFGVHVALEKRIPSGGGLGGGSSDAAACIRAFEALNKITLSVRQLESIASKIGSDVFFFLLCGAEGCAVVTGRGEIVKPIHARDDLFMLLVFPGVHSSTQEAYALFDEGRAAGKIVPCPAYADLETVYKTPASSWNFANSFTPYLVSRFPEIGFALDDLRREGALFAEMSGSGSTVYGIFPSEEEAENVRSVLASRWKGTFVVRPFQTPKLVSTNGGTYADYGVAHSEGGRRG; encoded by the coding sequence ATGATGACTGAAGTCTGTGTAACCGCTCCGGCAAAGATAAACATCGGTTTGCATGTTTTGCCGGGACGTGTAAACGGATTTCATACGATCGAAAGCATTTTTCAAACGGTAACGCTCTTCGACACGCTTGTCGTGCGCGCGTCCGAAAAAAAAGGCTGTATCGTCGAGTGTGAAGATATGAATCTTCCGAGCGACAATACGATTTTGTCATCATATAACGCGTTCCGTTCGGTTACCGGTATGGATGATTTCGGCGTGCATGTCGCGCTCGAAAAACGAATCCCTTCCGGCGGCGGATTGGGCGGCGGATCTTCCGATGCGGCTGCATGCATACGGGCGTTCGAAGCGTTGAATAAAATAACGCTTTCCGTTCGGCAGCTGGAAAGCATTGCGTCAAAAATCGGCAGCGATGTGTTCTTCTTTTTATTGTGCGGTGCGGAGGGATGTGCAGTTGTTACGGGCCGCGGTGAAATCGTAAAACCGATTCATGCGCGTGATGACCTGTTTATGTTGCTTGTTTTTCCCGGCGTTCACAGCTCGACGCAGGAAGCCTATGCGCTTTTCGACGAGGGCCGTGCGGCGGGAAAGATAGTGCCATGCCCGGCTTATGCGGATTTGGAAACCGTATACAAAACTCCGGCTTCAAGCTGGAATTTTGCAAACAGTTTTACTCCGTACTTGGTAAGTCGGTTTCCGGAAATCGGCTTCGCATTGGACGACCTTCGTCGGGAAGGCGCTTTGTTTGCCGAAATGTCCGGATCCGGTTCCACGGTCTACGGGATCTTCCCTTCCGAAGAGGAAGCGGAAAATGTCCGCTCTGTGCTGGCTTCGCGCTGGAAAGGAACATTCGTTGTGCGTCCTTTTCAGACCCCTAAGCTCGTTTCAACAAACGGAGGAACGTATGCAGATTACGGAGTTGCGCATTCGGAAGGTGGAAGGCGAGGGTAA
- the spoVG gene encoding septation regulator SpoVG, whose amino-acid sequence MQITELRIRKVEGEGKLRAYVTVTFDNCFVVHNVKIIEGKNGLFIAMPSRKTANGEYKDIAHPICPDFRAELQKRVLDEYNAGHVEEAGSGDDAPLSPVDSSI is encoded by the coding sequence ATGCAGATTACGGAGTTGCGCATTCGGAAGGTGGAAGGCGAGGGTAAATTACGCGCCTATGTAACGGTCACTTTTGATAATTGTTTTGTTGTGCACAACGTAAAGATTATCGAAGGAAAAAACGGTTTATTTATCGCCATGCCGAGCAGAAAGACCGCAAACGGTGAATATAAAGATATAGCGCATCCGATCTGTCCTGATTTCAGGGCCGAGCTCCAAAAGAGAGTGTTGGATGAATACAACGCCGGTCACGTTGAAGAAGCGGGCTCCGGCGACGATGCTCCGCTGTCTCCCGTAGACAGCAGTATATAA
- a CDS encoding 50S ribosomal protein L25, whose amino-acid sequence MDQLVINAKTRTTTGKTAAKRLRAAGRLPAVMYDAKGKSTMLEIDEVEFNKVWRSITPTTLISLKIDGQEARDAFIKDTEYAILKDKVLHADFFEPDADEKLIAKFKLSYTGTPAGVLKGGYMLKHLPEITVQAVPRKMPQSVTADVSSLNIGDTFRVKDLKLNEGVTVLTDENASLVSITPAR is encoded by the coding sequence ATGGATCAATTGGTTATCAATGCAAAGACCCGCACGACGACGGGAAAAACAGCGGCGAAAAGATTACGTGCTGCAGGCCGCCTTCCTGCGGTCATGTACGATGCGAAGGGCAAGTCGACGATGCTCGAAATCGATGAAGTTGAGTTTAATAAAGTGTGGCGTTCGATCACGCCGACGACGCTCATTTCGTTGAAAATAGACGGACAGGAAGCTCGCGATGCTTTTATTAAAGATACGGAATACGCCATCCTCAAGGATAAAGTGCTCCATGCCGATTTTTTCGAGCCCGATGCGGATGAAAAGCTTATCGCAAAATTCAAGCTTTCCTATACGGGAACTCCCGCCGGCGTTTTGAAGGGCGGCTATATGCTCAAGCATTTGCCGGAAATCACCGTACAGGCGGTGCCGCGTAAGATGCCGCAGTCCGTTACGGCGGACGTATCTTCTCTCAACATCGGCGATACGTTCCGTGTAAAAGATTTGAAATTGAACGAAGGCGTGACCGTCCTGACCGACGAAAACGCATCTCTCGTGAGTATTACTCCCGCCCGCTGA
- the tilS gene encoding tRNA lysidine(34) synthetase TilS has product MKSDSVSADDFIDDFIERVRVSLHSCTDCAFGGASSEAQAVLHEAGTSRAVGAFDAASPQNASISLGAAVSGGADSVAMFVALARIAREKNIALHVITINHNIRAEKESEGDALYVQSLCADFLKEGFPVDCTCKTFLPGEVFGEAERRKKGLEEAARHLRYKAFEEFAREKKTAFIALAHTEDDQLETLLMRFFEGGGSDGGGGIKRTRGMFIRPLLGISRREIERFLTLERIPWRVDGTNGDTSYFRNKIRCRLVPVLDALIPGWKSAVLAGAKKAHDDDEALTVLADSFLWIESGKGVRMPRADFSSTPRALQRRLLYRAFNKIGIEARVPYRFIERICNAAASFGVFFEEASGISVKITCESISVKKVQKDATDTGFSAIIRKTGAYEMPFGLLRVEQKDDACGGFSRKKAVVFCKGQAGESSVLCVSLPFCIRSRQAGDSVATASGGEKSVSDIFADWKVFPRDRERIPIVQELARAEQKIVCIWGSVLGMRDWIVNDIEV; this is encoded by the coding sequence ATGAAAAGCGATAGTGTCTCAGCCGATGATTTTATCGACGATTTTATAGAGCGGGTGCGCGTCTCTTTGCACTCGTGTACGGACTGTGCGTTCGGCGGCGCATCGTCTGAAGCTCAGGCGGTTTTGCATGAAGCAGGTACGTCGAGGGCAGTGGGCGCGTTCGATGCCGCATCGCCTCAAAACGCTTCGATTTCGCTCGGAGCTGCGGTGTCGGGGGGAGCGGATTCTGTTGCGATGTTCGTTGCTCTTGCCCGCATCGCGCGTGAAAAAAATATTGCGCTTCACGTCATCACGATAAATCACAATATCAGGGCCGAAAAAGAAAGCGAAGGGGACGCGCTCTACGTACAGTCCCTGTGCGCCGATTTTTTGAAGGAAGGCTTTCCCGTCGACTGTACGTGCAAAACGTTTTTGCCGGGCGAAGTTTTCGGCGAAGCGGAAAGGCGCAAAAAGGGTTTGGAAGAAGCCGCGCGCCATCTTCGTTATAAAGCGTTCGAAGAATTCGCCCGAGAAAAAAAAACCGCCTTTATCGCGCTCGCGCACACCGAAGACGACCAGCTTGAAACCCTTCTCATGCGTTTTTTTGAAGGGGGCGGCTCGGACGGAGGGGGCGGCATAAAAAGAACGCGCGGCATGTTTATTCGTCCGCTGCTCGGCATTTCTCGGCGCGAGATCGAGCGGTTTTTGACGCTTGAGCGTATTCCGTGGCGTGTCGACGGCACGAACGGCGATACGTCGTATTTCAGAAATAAAATCAGGTGCCGCCTCGTTCCCGTCCTCGACGCCCTTATTCCCGGATGGAAAAGCGCCGTCTTAGCGGGAGCGAAAAAAGCGCACGACGACGACGAAGCGCTCACGGTCCTCGCCGATTCTTTTTTATGGATCGAAAGCGGGAAGGGCGTGCGTATGCCGAGAGCGGATTTTTCTTCCACGCCCCGTGCGCTTCAAAGGCGGCTTTTATACCGCGCTTTTAATAAAATCGGAATCGAAGCGCGCGTACCTTATCGTTTTATCGAGCGCATCTGTAACGCTGCGGCCTCTTTCGGAGTTTTTTTTGAAGAGGCGTCGGGTATCTCCGTTAAAATAACATGCGAATCGATTTCCGTAAAAAAAGTACAAAAGGACGCGACCGACACGGGATTTTCTGCTATAATACGGAAAACGGGCGCTTATGAAATGCCTTTCGGTTTGCTCCGTGTCGAGCAAAAAGACGATGCTTGCGGCGGATTTAGCCGTAAAAAAGCAGTTGTTTTTTGCAAGGGGCAAGCGGGGGAATCTTCCGTGCTGTGCGTTTCGCTTCCGTTTTGCATACGGAGCAGGCAGGCAGGCGACTCCGTTGCAACGGCTTCAGGCGGTGAAAAATCCGTGTCCGATATCTTCGCGGATTGGAAAGTTTTTCCTCGCGACAGAGAGCGCATCCCGATCGTGCAGGAACTTGCAAGGGCCGAACAAAAGATCGTGTGTATATGGGGAAGCGTATTGGGCATGCGCGATTGGATCGTAAACGATATCGAGGTTTGA